In Chthonomonadales bacterium, a single genomic region encodes these proteins:
- a CDS encoding response regulator produces MDLRVLLEECGHQIAGEASNGEDACRLARNARPDVAILDVMMPRMSGLEAAREISRNRYCPVVLLTAYSEAPIIDEATQAGVLAYLVKPFGRQSLEPTLGVAVARYREMCALEGERDALHERNEARRLVGKAKGILMARHDLSDGEALRRMQAQSLSVGKSLREIAEAILLTEDLDGPGR; encoded by the coding sequence ATGGATCTGCGTGTTCTGCTCGAGGAGTGCGGGCACCAGATCGCTGGCGAGGCGTCCAATGGCGAGGACGCGTGCCGTCTGGCGCGCAACGCTCGGCCCGACGTCGCGATTCTCGATGTGATGATGCCCCGCATGTCCGGGTTGGAGGCGGCGCGCGAGATCAGCCGGAATCGCTACTGTCCGGTGGTGCTGCTGACGGCCTACAGCGAGGCTCCGATTATCGACGAGGCGACCCAGGCCGGGGTGCTGGCCTATCTCGTCAAGCCGTTCGGCCGCCAGTCCCTGGAGCCCACGCTCGGAGTGGCGGTTGCGCGTTACCGCGAGATGTGCGCGCTGGAGGGCGAGCGCGACGCGCTGCACGAGCGGAACGAGGCGCGACGGCTCGTGGGCAAGGCGAAAGGCATCCTGATGGCGCGCCACGACCTGAGCGACGGCGAGGCGTTGCGCCGGATGCAAGCGCAGAGCCTCTCGGTCGGCAAGTCGCTCCGCGAGATCGCCGAGGCGATCCTGCTCACCGAGGACCTTGACGGTCCCGGGCGCTGA
- a CDS encoding DUF3187 family protein, with protein MTCRRPPVSRRFRAAARVAAALTAVCIASGGPAARAQADGGSSARLWLGGPLPTRSMRPYSLLFLQILPETPDVLPRGSRRVWVQLEAANTLLVRDSPGGAAVEEDTEVERLLVGWRAGLGGGTEGGVIVPLVWRVGGFMDEVIRWWHGLFGITATDDAPAGRSAYPPFRSVVAVHAPSGRPGPRYGAAAGLGDLTLSAKRPLLASSSRSAGSVRLALKLPTGAPSKLLGSGALDFGIGADARYHLGRDIVTYGGVGGVLVGRPTDLSLPARDMVQWYLACEYRANGRDSYLWQAEGCTAPVRTGNRFADGPQATASFAYRRRLGEGRVLSLWFAENGDIHNHTLPMLGAVGPDLAVGCSLAWSP; from the coding sequence GTGACCTGCCGGCGGCCCCCCGTCTCCCGCCGGTTCCGCGCCGCCGCGCGGGTCGCGGCCGCGCTGACGGCGGTATGCATCGCGTCCGGCGGGCCCGCCGCTCGCGCGCAGGCGGATGGCGGATCGTCGGCGCGGCTCTGGCTTGGCGGGCCGCTGCCGACGCGCAGTATGCGCCCGTACTCGCTCCTGTTCCTGCAGATCCTGCCGGAGACGCCGGATGTGCTCCCCCGCGGGTCGCGGCGCGTCTGGGTGCAACTGGAGGCGGCGAACACGCTTCTGGTCCGCGACTCGCCGGGCGGGGCGGCGGTGGAGGAGGACACGGAGGTCGAGCGCTTGCTGGTCGGGTGGCGCGCGGGGCTCGGCGGGGGGACCGAGGGCGGGGTGATCGTGCCGCTTGTGTGGCGCGTCGGTGGCTTCATGGACGAGGTGATACGCTGGTGGCATGGCCTTTTCGGCATCACGGCAACCGACGACGCCCCGGCGGGACGGTCCGCCTACCCGCCCTTCCGGAGCGTCGTCGCGGTTCACGCTCCGTCAGGCCGGCCTGGGCCGCGCTACGGGGCGGCGGCCGGCCTCGGCGATCTGACGCTATCGGCGAAGCGCCCACTGCTGGCGTCGTCGTCGCGCTCGGCTGGATCGGTGCGCCTGGCGCTCAAGCTGCCCACGGGCGCGCCGTCGAAGCTCCTCGGCAGCGGCGCGCTCGACTTCGGGATCGGCGCCGACGCTCGCTATCACCTCGGGCGCGACATCGTGACGTACGGCGGGGTGGGGGGCGTTCTGGTGGGACGTCCGACGGACCTATCGCTCCCGGCGCGCGATATGGTGCAGTGGTACCTGGCCTGCGAGTATCGGGCGAACGGACGCGACTCCTACCTGTGGCAGGCCGAGGGCTGCACCGCGCCGGTGCGCACGGGCAACCGCTTCGCCGACGGGCCGCAGGCGACGGCCTCGTTCGCCTACCGCCGGCGCCTTGGGGAAGGGCGCGTTCTCAGCCTGTGGTTCGCGGAGAACGGCGACATCCACAACCACACGTTGCCGATGCTGGGCGCGGTGGGGCCGGACCTGGCCGTGGGTTGCTCCCTGGCCTGGTCACCCTAG
- a CDS encoding ThuA domain-containing protein: MSSTALIVGGCPAPYHRLEPAEPPIRAALEELGLAVTTTGIYHPDDQEAFVGDYGAISRERLASTGALVLYTTGVEAHGADVAAIANYVRQGGALVGIHNAADSFTTNEEYISLLGGRFRTHPAQLPISVEYTDAAHPITEGLEPFTVLDELYLFADYHPSRVRVLAQTRSYDDDGPVPICWVREEGSGRVFYLSLGHNPATLEDAAWRALFQRGTQWAMKRL; encoded by the coding sequence ATGTCTTCGACCGCGCTTATCGTGGGCGGATGCCCCGCCCCCTACCACCGGCTCGAGCCCGCCGAGCCGCCGATCCGGGCCGCGCTGGAGGAACTCGGCCTCGCCGTGACCACCACGGGCATCTACCACCCGGACGACCAGGAGGCGTTCGTGGGAGACTACGGCGCCATCTCCCGCGAGAGGCTCGCGTCCACCGGTGCGCTCGTGCTCTATACCACCGGCGTGGAGGCTCACGGTGCGGACGTGGCCGCCATCGCCAACTACGTGCGCCAGGGCGGCGCGCTCGTGGGTATCCACAACGCCGCCGACTCGTTCACGACCAATGAGGAGTATATTAGCCTTCTGGGCGGGCGCTTCCGGACCCATCCGGCCCAACTCCCGATCTCGGTCGAGTACACCGACGCCGCGCACCCGATCACCGAGGGCCTCGAACCCTTCACGGTCCTGGATGAGCTCTACCTGTTTGCCGACTACCACCCATCACGGGTGAGGGTGCTCGCGCAGACCCGCAGCTACGACGACGACGGCCCCGTCCCGATCTGCTGGGTTCGGGAGGAGGGCAGCGGCCGCGTGTTCTACCTCTCGCTCGGGCACAACCCGGCCACGCTCGAGGACGCGGCCTGGCGGGCACTGTTCCAGCGCGGGACGCAGTGGGCGATGAAGCGCCTCTGA
- a CDS encoding SIMPL domain-containing protein (The SIMPL domain is named for its presence in mouse protein SIMPL (signalling molecule that associates with mouse pelle-like kinase). Bacterial member BP26, from Brucella, was shown to assemble into a channel-like structure, while YggE from E. coli has been associated with resistance to oxidative stress.) — protein MLRYLLIPITCLTLMSASTISLAQARPRDDRKTLSVTGTGESQSRPDLAYVTVGVSTEARTAHEAAQQNAEATAKVVAALRGRGIPERDIQTSNYSVQPRYDNRPGSEPTIVGYVVNNMVRATIRKLEQVGAAIDTALSAGANNVQGVSFGLDDADAAEDAALRDAVRDARRRAEVLATAAGVRLQGVRRIEEQSDARPMPRMMEARMAMAGAATPISPGELTVRATVSVVFDIGPGAGRQGATPRRQRTGARTP, from the coding sequence ATGCTGCGTTACCTGCTGATACCCATCACCTGCCTGACGCTGATGAGCGCGTCGACGATCTCCCTGGCCCAGGCCCGGCCCCGTGACGACCGCAAGACGCTGTCGGTCACAGGGACCGGGGAGTCGCAGTCGCGCCCCGACCTCGCATACGTCACGGTGGGGGTGTCGACGGAGGCGCGAACGGCCCACGAGGCCGCCCAGCAGAACGCGGAGGCCACCGCAAAGGTCGTGGCCGCACTGCGCGGGCGCGGTATCCCCGAGCGCGACATACAGACTTCCAACTACTCCGTACAGCCGCGGTATGACAACCGACCCGGCTCCGAGCCCACCATCGTCGGCTACGTGGTCAACAACATGGTGCGCGCCACGATCCGCAAGCTCGAGCAGGTCGGCGCCGCCATCGACACCGCCCTCTCTGCGGGAGCCAACAACGTGCAGGGCGTCTCGTTCGGCCTTGACGACGCGGATGCGGCGGAGGACGCTGCCCTGCGCGACGCGGTGCGCGACGCGCGGCGCCGGGCCGAGGTGCTGGCTACGGCGGCCGGGGTGCGCCTGCAGGGCGTGCGCCGCATCGAGGAGCAGTCCGATGCTCGCCCCATGCCGAGGATGATGGAGGCTCGTATGGCGATGGCGGGGGCAGCGACCCCGATCTCGCCCGGAGAGTTGACCGTCCGCGCCACCGTGAGCGTCGTGTTCGACATCGGTCCGGGCGCGGGACGCCAGGGAGCGACGCCGCGCCGACAGCGGACGGGCGCACGCACACCGTAG
- a CDS encoding trypsin-like peptidase domain-containing protein, translated as MRHTGPLSIVAILVIALGGLAAIGWYTLGGSASRAAGVVTPPEELVAMQRAFVAVARACRPAVVSITARKTVMAPGPRGTQLGPFGEPGFPFPGLQGPPVPRTAVGTGSGFIVRPDGYILTNDHVVAGAQAVTVQLDDGREFVGHARRDPRSDLAIVKIDAKGLPTLAMADSSQVKVGHWAIAFGSPFGLEDTMTVGIVSALGREEAAGGEGGTPRFYANLIQTDAAINPGNSGGPLVDIQGRVIGVNVAISTPTGGSVGIGFAIPSNTAKYVLEELSTHGRVVRGFLGLLPDDVPPGDRNRYGTQKGALVASVTEGSPADRAGIRVEDVIVSFAGKPIDSALALREQAARATPGTKASVEVIRQGSRRTLQVTVGKAPEVASDTAPPPSGKPPAQGHLGVSATDLTPEIAEQLRLPSDASGAAIAAVEPGSAAARAGLRPGDLVMRLNDAPIKSANDLASEVAKLHGKGQARMVVRRGNARILVTATLR; from the coding sequence ATGAGACACACGGGCCCGCTCTCGATCGTGGCGATCCTGGTCATCGCGCTCGGGGGACTGGCCGCGATCGGCTGGTACACGCTGGGCGGCAGCGCCAGCCGCGCAGCGGGCGTCGTCACGCCTCCCGAGGAGCTGGTCGCGATGCAGCGGGCGTTCGTGGCGGTCGCCCGCGCCTGCCGGCCAGCGGTCGTGAGCATCACGGCGCGCAAGACCGTGATGGCGCCCGGCCCCCGCGGCACCCAACTCGGACCGTTCGGAGAGCCAGGATTCCCCTTTCCTGGCCTCCAGGGACCGCCGGTTCCGCGCACGGCGGTCGGCACCGGCTCGGGCTTCATCGTGCGGCCGGACGGCTACATCCTGACCAACGACCACGTGGTGGCCGGGGCACAGGCCGTAACCGTTCAACTGGATGATGGACGCGAGTTCGTCGGCCATGCCCGGCGCGACCCGCGCAGCGACCTCGCCATCGTCAAGATCGACGCGAAGGGCCTCCCCACCCTCGCCATGGCGGACTCCTCGCAGGTGAAGGTGGGCCACTGGGCCATCGCCTTCGGCAGCCCGTTCGGGCTCGAGGACACGATGACCGTCGGCATCGTGAGCGCCCTCGGCCGCGAGGAGGCGGCCGGAGGCGAGGGCGGTACGCCACGCTTCTACGCTAACCTGATCCAGACGGACGCGGCCATCAACCCCGGCAACTCCGGTGGGCCGCTCGTCGACATACAGGGCCGCGTCATAGGCGTTAACGTCGCGATCAGCACACCGACCGGCGGCAGCGTTGGCATCGGCTTCGCGATCCCGTCCAACACGGCCAAGTACGTTCTGGAGGAGCTATCGACGCATGGACGCGTGGTGCGCGGATTCCTCGGTCTGCTGCCGGACGACGTGCCGCCGGGCGATCGCAACCGCTACGGCACACAGAAGGGCGCGCTCGTGGCCTCCGTGACCGAGGGGTCACCGGCCGACAGGGCGGGGATCCGCGTCGAGGATGTGATCGTTTCCTTTGCGGGCAAGCCGATCGACAGCGCCCTCGCGCTGCGCGAGCAGGCGGCCCGCGCGACGCCCGGCACGAAGGCGTCGGTCGAGGTGATCCGTCAGGGCAGCCGAAGGACCCTGCAGGTGACGGTGGGCAAGGCCCCGGAGGTCGCCTCCGACACCGCGCCGCCGCCCAGCGGCAAGCCGCCTGCCCAGGGCCATCTCGGGGTCAGCGCGACCGACCTGACGCCCGAGATCGCCGAGCAGCTTCGCCTTCCGTCCGATGCCTCGGGCGCGGCGATCGCGGCCGTGGAGCCCGGATCGGCGGCGGCTCGAGCGGGTCTGCGACCGGGCGACCTCGTGATGCGCCTCAACGACGCGCCCATCAAGAGCGCGAATGACCTCGCGAGCGAGGTTGCGAAGCTTCACGGGAAGGGCCAGGCTCGTATGGTGGTGCGCCGCGGCAACGCGCGAATCCTGGTGACTGCGACGCTGCGCTAA
- a CDS encoding BON domain-containing protein, which translates to MSDWDDAGLAFRLRQQIDSELAEPRVVVTVDDGVVTLGGDVRSQAVADAAMQLARRSGAHGVVDEMQVAPGPPGGAVPGGDSMPGVTTPAGAPAVIGPSLEEAVLAALVEDRRVNEHLVGVRIDEGIVHLVGRQDNVDARAAAGEVAAHVPGVAGVSNELEVFPSV; encoded by the coding sequence ATGAGCGATTGGGATGACGCCGGCCTCGCGTTCCGGCTCAGGCAGCAGATCGACTCGGAGCTTGCGGAGCCTCGCGTCGTCGTCACGGTCGACGACGGCGTGGTGACGCTCGGTGGCGACGTGCGCAGCCAGGCGGTGGCCGACGCGGCCATGCAGCTCGCGCGGCGAAGCGGCGCGCACGGCGTGGTGGACGAGATGCAAGTCGCTCCGGGTCCGCCGGGCGGCGCGGTGCCGGGCGGCGACTCGATGCCCGGTGTCACCACCCCGGCCGGAGCTCCTGCAGTGATCGGCCCGTCGCTGGAGGAAGCCGTTCTGGCCGCGCTCGTCGAGGACCGCCGCGTGAACGAGCACCTCGTCGGGGTGCGGATCGACGAAGGCATCGTACACCTGGTGGGGCGGCAGGACAACGTGGACGCGCGCGCGGCGGCCGGGGAGGTGGCCGCCCATGTGCCGGGCGTGGCCGGCGTATCGAACGAGCTCGAAGTGTTCCCGAGCGTCTGA